Genomic DNA from Schistocerca americana isolate TAMUIC-IGC-003095 chromosome 6, iqSchAmer2.1, whole genome shotgun sequence:
CGCATtggataggatcgacggaggacatcgaagaagttcaaagaagatggctctgagcactatgggacttaacatctatggtcatcagtcccctagaacttagaactacttaaacctactaacctaaggacagcacacaacacccagtcatcacgaggcagagaaaatccctgaccccgccgggaatcgaacccgggaacccgggcgtgggaagcgagaacgctaccgcacgaccacgagctgcggacttcaaagAAGAGCAGGTCGTTTTGTGCTGTTGTGAAATCggggagagagcgccacggatatgatacgtgaattggtgtggcagtcattaaaacaaaggcgtttttcgttgcggtgggatcttctgggaaagtttcaatcacgaactttctcctcagaaagtgtaaatattttgttgtcgcTCACCTACAGAGGGAGGAATGGTCATTGTagtaaataagagaaaccagagctcgcgcACAAGAGTCTGtttgagagtgaaacggtagagaaatagcttgaaggtggttcgatgaatcctctgtcaggcacgtaattgtgaatttcagagtaatcatgtagatgtagatagataacTGCTTTTGATACTCGTatctgaaatttttatggatgtatgattgttagccatgttattatttcttatttattatttcttgtgtattccttggacatttgtAGATTTAGTTTCAGCTAACTGAAGTTAGTTTGTCGAAACACTGCTGCTCCATTTGTAACAGATTTGGCTATAGCCGAAAGCGGTAACGGTGAATCGTACAACTTATGTAATCAAGACGGACCTTTACAAGTAAAGTGCCAAAACATGGTTGTCGACTCATTTACAGACTTAATATCTTCAGTTGATAAGTTTCGAATTACAACTTAAATTTCTTTGGTAGTTGTATGTTGTTAGCTTCATAGTACACCAGAAAACAGGAATGATATTTTTGAGTTAGTAATACTAGAAACTGTATCTGTAACCCTAAACATAGCTACTGTCGAATGAAATGTTGTGAAACATACAGGAAAATGTGTTTCTTTGTGTAATAATTCCAGTGTTTCACAGCGAAGCCAGTTTCAGTGATTCAAAATACTCAGCTTAGAACCCTCCGTCATCCACATAATTGTCAGCCTAATGTGCTGGGACACACTAGCTCAACTCTTCCAACAAATTTTGTATAGCGCTCTCGGTCAGTCAACTTTGTTTATTCAATACCTGGCTAACTAATGTTAGTTACACTGTATAATTGTTGCGGCATTCCACGGAACACAAAATTTGTCATCTCAAGCGGAACGAGTTTTCGCCTTAGAGACAGACAAAAATAACCTGTCATGTCGCACCTGGGATTCCACGCAGATAACATCAGATAACATATTCCTGCACACTCACAAGACGTTGTTTGAGCCCCGATGTAGAAGTGGTCGTCGAGGGGCCACCATATCTAACTGATAAATGGAAAGTCCCACTAATCGTATGACTTGAATTGACACACTCAACAGATTTTAATTTTGTAAGTGGGTTTAATACAGTTTAATCATTATcgaaaatattacttaaatgaactGTTTTGCCGAAAACTAggcacaaaacaaatgaaatgtgGCATTGTTATATTTAAATTACAAGTTATATAAAACTTCTaaaaacactgaaataaaataaaatcaatagggCTATCTTTTTGTTTCTGGTAGCGTCTGTATCGTTGGCTTCAGTAcgattcataataataataaaaaaacagattTTATTCGCTCCTCGTAAAATTATTAATGGTGCATAAATTGTTAGTTAAAAATCCATCAAAAATACTGTAATTTAGACTCGAGAAAATGTCCCAGCCCATGAATTATGTTTTTAttctaattttattgtgcatttcctTGCTCTGTGCGAGGTAAACTCATTGATTATACCATTAAAGTCAAGTTTAGCTGCTGCGTGGCCTTCTATCATGACAGCTAAATTTGACGGTCTACTTTGAAgtagtggcaacggccttgccgcagtggatacaccggttcccgtcagatcaccgtagttaagcgctgtcaggtgtggccggcacttggttgggtgaccagctgcgccgccatgctctgttgccatatttcggggcacgagctcagcctcgtgatgccaattgaggagctactcgaccgaatagtagcggctccagtcacagaaaaccatcataacggccgggagagcggtgtgctgaccacacgcccctcttacccgcatcctcatctgaggatgacacggcgaccggatggtccagccggccggagtggccgagcggttaaaggcgctatagtctggaaccgcacgaccgctacggtcgcaggttcgaatcctgcgtcgggcatggatgtgtgtgatgtccttaggttagttaggtttaagtagttctaagttctaggggactgatgaccacagcagttgagtcccatagtgctcagagccatttgaaccattagccatcggatggtcccgatgggccacttgtggcctgtagacggagtgctgCTTACTTTTAACCAGTGATAAATCTCCAGAATTTTTGGCGCCGGAACGCTCTTCTTCAACCATGCAACACCACCCGTAGCGTTCACTGCTTTTCTCCGaaagtggtaagtggttgaatactaccaaaaaaaatcaccattattctcctactgattctaactttttgaaactctgctcaagaatcatgtTGTAATAGGCGTTCGAATCACTATTTGGACATTACAAATAGTCGGTACTAAAGGGCGAAAACTGAGGTTAAGAAACTCTATACTGTATttcgtattaatttgtccacttTCAAGCGACACTAGTAGGTAAACGAATGCTATGGAGACACAGGTAGCAGGTCAGCTGCTTTACAGGTGTTTCTATTGTACACTATGAATGAACTATACTATGTCACAAGTTGTTCTGGTTCCTCCCGTTTTTAAGCTTTTAAAGcagcagccaagagggaataataagagtggacgaccgagaacgaagtgctcgtattaaagagggtgtaagacaagggtgtagtctttcgcccctactgttcaatctgtacatcgaggaagcaatgatggaaataaaagttcaggagtggaattaaaattgaaggtgaaaggatatcaatgacacgattcgccgatgacattgctatcctcagtggaagtgaagaagaattacgtgatatgctgaatggaatgaacagtctaatgagtgcagagtatgggttgaagtaaatcgaagaaagacgaaggtaatgagaagtagcagaagtgagaacagcgataAAATATCAGGatcgacggtcacgaagtagatgaagttaaggaattctgctgctgaggcaataaaataaccagtgacggacggatctaggaggacatcaaaacggGGACCAGTAATGGCAAAAGgggcaatcctggccaagagaagtctactaatatcaaatatcggccttaatttgaggaagaaattactgagaatgtacgtctggagtacagcattgtatggtagtgaaacgtggactgtgggaaaaccggaacagaagagaatcgaagcatttgggatgtggtgctccagacgaatgtgaaaattaagtcgactgataaggcaaggaatgagtaggttctgtgcagaatcggagaggaaaggaatatgtggaaaacacttgataacaagaagggacaggatgataggactttggttaagacacgagggaatgacttccatggtactagagggagctggagaaggcaaaacctgtagaggaagacagagagtggaaaacatccagcaaacaacagaagacgtaggttgcaagtgctactctgagatgaagaggttagcacaggagagggattcgtggagggccacgtcaaaccagtcagaagactgatgacccaaaaaaaaggcAACTGGAGCATTGTAGTTCATTGACACCGATGGTGTACCGATGGTGACATTCTGTATTGGCCGGCCTagaacggcgctgcagtctggaaccgcgtaatcgctacggtcgcaggttcgaatcctgcctcgggcgtggacgttcgtgatgtccttaggttagttaggtttaagtagttctaagttctgggggactgatgacctcagaagttaagtcccatagtgctcagagccatttgaaccatttgaatttaaacTATTCTGTATTACAGCTGATGACCGACAACGCGAGTGAAGAACTACCATAAAGATcagatgggacaagtcttgcacatTGCGTATAGGGACAGAAGCGACTCTAACTggggagttcaaaatggctctgagcactatgggacttaacatctgaggtcatcagtcccctagaacttagaactacttaaacctaactaacctaaggacatcacaaacaactatgcccgaggcaggattcgaacccgcaaccgtagcagtcgcgcggttccggactgaagcgcctagaaccgctcggccaccgcggccggctaactgggGAGTGCTAAAGGAGCCATACGCTAAGCACCCGATCGAATACTCGTTATTAATTCTTACCTGGTACTCAGAGCCACAATATTACTAATTTCGTTTCGCATATAAACATGGCCAACACATTCATTTTTATGAGCGGCAACTTTTTAAACACTTGTGGCCAGAATGTTTAACTCGGCCCTCCTACAAGCAGTTACGACGTTGGGAATATTCGCATCCGTATTGAATATAGACTTTTGTGGGGGGGAGGTAGCAAACGTTGTTGGCGGCAGGGCAGCCGAAACTGACGAACGGCAAGAACCTTCTCCAAGGCTGCACTCCTTCCACGCTGTCTCTAGTCGCCGATCAGCTTGCAGTGACAAAGTCAtccgatacctcctaatatcatgtcgaacctccttttgaccGGCCTGGTGCAGCGTCTcggcttggcatggactcaacaagtgattggaagacccctgcaaaaattttgaagcatgctgcctccatagccgtccataattgcgaaagtgttgttggtgcaggattttatgcacgaactgatctgCGATTATGCCcctcaaatgttcgatgggattcatgtcgcgcgAATGTGAGTGGCCAAATTATTCTCTCGAACTATCCAGAATATTATTCAAacagcgaacagttgtggcctgatgacatggtgcgttatcatccataaaaatttcatcgttgaatGGCTACAACTGGACTCCAAGtaatcatcggttcagttggaggACAGAATCCAGTTCATTCAATCTgtacacaacccacaccattatggagccaccaccagcttgcacagtctctTGTTGATAACTGcgccaaccctaccatcagctcaccTGGATCTATGGTTCCGTGAGGACTGCGCTACagacgaaccctaccatcagctcctaccatctGAAatggggtctcatctgaccagaccacgaatttccagtcgtctagggtccaaccgatatcgtcacgaaccccagagaggcgctgcaggcgatgtcgtgctgttagtaaaggcactcgcagcagccatctgctgccataacccattagcaCCAAAttccgccgcattgtcctaacatatagttcgtcccacattcatttctgcggttataacacgtagtgttgcttgtctcttatgactgacagctctacgcaaacgctgctgctctctgtcgttaagcgcCATTGCGTTGTCagggtgagacgtaatgcctgaaatttagtatttgcatgggggcttaattaaaagaattaatgaataaatgcaataattttagtggctgtgtgaccggttacgaagtctggtaaccggttggccctgactagtattagcacgcaatctgactgcataaaataaaaataaagaatgacaaggaatttccattaacacaattgattaattaagtcccctgcaactataaaagctacgagacaacaaagcacaagtgtaactgttttgtgtgtggtagtgtgactcaacgtacatgtatctggctcggttctttctcaacacGACAAAtattttaaacgccatttacaatgaaccgattgaaaaaccagaaatactataattgcacatggaaaccagaattacaagtctaataaatgaacacgagccagatgctttgttgactgttcctgtgaccaagaggcattgtcattgaagaaaactgtaatacctttttgcctcattatatattgacgaaaattttccattacaccaatatcataaatcaaaagcccatctcctttctcaaatacactgtaACAATTTCAActttttccatctatacattacaccatccaaacagcatctactctctcgcccaacagaacaacaactgccctcgacatcctctgaactactactgcaccagtggaggcggcggaataataatctttggcgcaatctctggcgctgtgactcagtgtagccacctttcatattgtcggcacattcttgacactatgaaatactgaataccctaacgatttacgaaatgaaatGTTCTATGaatctagctcctactaccattccaggttcaaagtctgttaatttccattgtgcggccataatcacgtcggaaacctcttcacatgaattacctacatcacgtagatgtagagacctgagtacaaatgacagctccaccaatgcactagcccctttataccttgtgtacgtgataccaccaccatctgtatacAAGCATTCCACTACACGAtaccatgacttatgtcacctcagcgtAGTGTTGTAAATGAAGATTCTACAAAATGGGTTTTAGTAGAAATCCTAAAACGAAAACAATGCCCCAATAATATTTTGACATTAGGGCATCCTGGATTCGCTTGTCAGCGTAACTTGAACGTCAGCTGAATCGCCAAGGTAATGCCCGCACTCAGGCAATGGAAAGCCAGGAACGTGTCTGCGTACGAGTATCATCTCAGAACTAAGGCAACAAGTAATAATTCATCGATTTCCGGAACCGTTACACGGCTAACCCGTCCTCCGAATCGACATCACTGTGAGCCCAGTCGTTATGCAACGACAACGACATCATATGATTTTTATCACCATTCTCACGGCTACTTAACAGTCTTGGTGGAAGAGATAGGAACTCCGTCCATTAATGATCACGTAGACCGACGGTGACACGGAGTAAAAATAGCGACAGTATCATACTGAAGTGTGGCTACCTGTGGAGAGTGGGAAAAACGTCAGACACGAGTACATTCTTGGACGAGTAACGCCACTTTCCAGATAAGATTTGTTCCCCACGGCCCATTAGCACGCTCTCCAGTGTATATAAGGCCACATTTGGTCTGGCGAAATCACCAGTGTCCACTTACGGACATCAGAAGACAGACGCTCTTGGAAGCGAATTTACTTTCGCCCAGCTATAAGACATCTTACGCCGAGACTGCACAGATAACTCTGTGAAGGGTGCAGAGTGGTTTGCCGACCATACTTTTACAACTAGTGACCAGATCACCGGAATCTCACACCAGTTGGCTGGTGTATGGAAATTACAGTTGACGGCCTTAGTGAATGTGTTCAAGAGCTTTGAGTGTGCAACCTGGGCTGCACATAAATGAGGTAAGTCACTTTTAATTTACAGCTCCCGTACACTCCTCCATACAAGCTTACATCTTAATTAACGATGTTCCACTGTAACACGGCACCCTTTGTCAAGAAGTACCGCATATTGCGCTGGTGTCACTGAAGGAGGTTTGTTGGATCACCGTACACCCATTTAATATCAATAAAAACCCATTCAAAGCTCTCTATTTTTGTTGCTTTGGGTTAATACCTTAACatttgaaatttttctaagtgtttCGAGTTTCCTTTAGTAGTGATATTAACATATGTAtggtaacgttactatggaactGGTAGTGTGTTGTGATGCAGAAAACACACTGGTTTAATGGCGATGATTGTTTGACAGGGTGCTGTAACCTGTGCTCAACTGCGTCAGGGCCCAGCTGCAGGTTTCTTCTTATACAAATCCAGCTGCAGACTGTACCTAAACGGTGAACCGCCTTGGGTACCACTCCTCTGACGGGCCAAAAGGAATCTCTCTTCTAATTTATTCTGCCTTCAAGTACAAATTGACTGAATCTAACTGAGGGCTGTTTCGTAAGTATTTTACCTCACTGCTGAATACTGTTACACATCCTTTTTACTTTGTGTGGTGTAGTAATGATAAACACACTCCTTGTGAAATTACATTAATTTTTGGTCGATGGAATACAAATACTTCTTTATTTTTGATAAGTCAATGAGACGTGTCTTTCCAAATTAATTATTTCAATACATGGCAGTCTATTGATTTTCTCTCTCTTTACAGTTCGCTTATTCCAGCCAGCTTTTCTTAAAATCAAATACTGATTGATCATACCTTCTCTCAAGTATCATCTACCACTGATTCAAACAAAATCCATCATGCAGCTGGGCAAACTTGATGAACGTATTCATGTCATGGATGCCAGTTCAAACGTCTGGAGCGTCATAAAGGACATTGCAGAGTCAGGAGTAAGTACAGATGCCTTTTAACTGTCATAAATAGCTTGTGATTCAATGAACTTTGATACGTCCGTTTCAATAGACATGTCACTGTCTCGGTAACTCCTTACGTGAATCCCTTCACACACAtggaataacttttgttttaggtTCAAGAGGAAGCATTCTACGTCTGTGACATTGGTGACATAATAAGCAAACACAAGGAATGGAAAATTAAAATGCCAAGAGTCCAGCCATACTATGGTATGTTTCCACTTTTCAGCAACATAGCAGTAGGACTTTGTATTCTCTAAGTTACGACTGAAATCAATTCTGTGAAgaatctaattttcaaaatatgaaAGATATCACCTACATCAACTACAGCTGTCCTATGAAAAAGCTTTCTCCTATTATTAGCCAGTATAAAATAATTATGATAACACAGTTACTTACTCCCATTATTTTTGCAGCGGTGAAATGCAACGATAGCCTCACTGTGATTGAAGTACTGGCTGCACTTGGAACTTGTTTTGATTGTGCTTCAAAGGTGAGTGTACAATTGTATCATACCTGTTAAAAAAGAGGAACTTATTTTGCATTATTAAGTGTATAGAGGATACAATACAATATATGACAAACATACTAAACACTTTTTAGTAAATTCGTATTACTTTGTTACAGGCTGAAATTGACAGAGTTCTTTCTGTTGGTGTCGACCCAAGCCATATTATTTTTGCAAATCCTGCGAAACCTGCATCGCACATTCGCCATGCAGCGGCTGTAGGTGTTGATCTGATGACTTTTGACAGTGACTGTGAGCTCCACAAAATCAAGACCCTGTTTCCTACTGCCAAGTGAGTAAATGGAAATCAGAATCTACTTTCCATATTTATGGATACGTAGATTTCTCCCTTTCATAACATATTCGGTAACAACATTTTCCTTGTCAACTATGTTTTAGGCTGGTGCTACGTATCCGGTATGATGCTGCCGTCGCTCAGTGCCAGCTTGGGAACAAGTTTGGATGTGACCCAGACTCAGATGCACCACGCCTTATGAAACTGGCTCAGTCATTGGACCTAGACATTGTGGGCATCAGTTTTCACGTCGGCTCTGGCTGTGACGATCCACCAGTATTCTACAAAGCCATTTCTGCCGCTCGAAGACTTTTTGATCTGGGGTCAGCTCTAGGGTTCTCCATGAGTTTGCTTGATCTTGGTGGTGGCTATCCTGGCAACAAAGGTGCCCATTTAGATAAGGTAATGTTAGGAATTCTTAGCTCTCTTCTTACGACGCAACGCAAACCAGCATTTCTGACTGTTTTGTAATGGGTAACCCGTCTAAGCAGCTGAATTATCTTTCATCTCTTTTCTTCCCTAAGAATTTTTGAATTTATAACAATAGGCACTCAAAATACTACCTTAAAGCACCTATATAAAACATGTTATCTTTAAGATCATTTCTTCTCCTTATTTTTAGTTTCTTTGCTTTCGTAGCTCTTTACAATCAATTACCACACCTTTAGACTAATTTGTTTTCACACTTTTGGTATACATTTCTGGATAGTTGGAATGCTTATTCCATTTTCAAGCCACTTATCACTTTAAGAGATATGTTTGGCAAAGTCTGTCATTCTGTTACAGATATACGATTTTTGATAATGGGTTTTCATGGAGAAGTTAGGCACTAGTGTCAGTACTTTGATAATTCCAATCAAATTAATGCAATTTTAGTACATTGTGGGCATTTTATATTGCTTCCTGCCCACTTGCTGCATAATTCATTACGCAGTTTTCTGCCAAATAAGCTGGTGTTTGTTTATTGAGAAGGAATACTGTGCGATGTATTTCAAGGTTGTTTCTATAATTCCAGATTGCAGAGGTGGTGAACAGTGCCCTCGGCGAGTTCTTTCCTGAACCAGATGTTCACGTAATTGCGGAACCAGGACGGTATTATGTTGCCTCAGCATACACCCTTGCTACAAATGTTCATTCCAAGAGAGAACTTATCAACCCAAAGGATGGATCCATCACATCAGTCATGTACTATGTAAATGATGGCGTGTACGGCAGTTTTAATTGCATTCTCTATGATCACATGAAAGTGACACCAGTGCCTCTCaaagtaagtcagacaacgttcgTGTATTTTTTCTCATATGCCATATAACACCGACATAattaagaaatgaaaggaaaagtgaTCATTGCTCTAACACGCGATTTTTCTTTTATAGGCAGCTGGACTTGAAATGCGTCAGTGTTCTGTCTGGGGACCAACTTGTGATGGCCTGGATCAAATAGTTGAATCTACTTTGCTGCCGGAGATGGATATAGGAGACTGGTTGATTTTTGAGAATATGGGTGCTTACACACTGCCTGTGGCGTCTCCATTCAATGGCTTCCCTGTTCCCAAAGTGCATACTGTGATTGACGTCCAAGGCTGGTAAGTAAGGTTTTTTTTTCCAGAATCTGACGGTCGTTGCAaagattcaaaatatctaaatacgTTGCAAGATTCATTTGTTATTGTAACCTTACTTATTGTTTCTGTAAATCCATACAGGCTGCTGCTCAAAGACCGACTACCCATGATGGAGAATCATTTTGTCATTGGAAACACACCAGCAAATCTACACATGGGTCTATCCATAGATGGTCAAGGCAACATTGATGAGTGGGATGAAGTTCACATGCCTGTTTCATCTTCTGATGATGAGATTATGGATGATCACATGTCACAGCCAACTGTGGGCTCAAGCATCATATATCCATTCCTTCAGATGGGACAAGTCAATTAGGATCGGATGGAGGCGTCTCTGCACCTCAGTTACAAGAGATCATAACGTACTAGGTTATTTTACTCCTCGTttgcagaaaacggaaaaaattaGCTGTTttcttctgtggctttctgtttctTTTGTGTGAAAATCTCACAGCATGTAAGATGATGTATCAAGTGACAGTTTTGTGTACTGCAGctcaatgcctgaaatttgtttaaGGGACTAAAACATGAATCTCAGAATAACTTAAAGTATAAAGGTTTCTCCAAAGTCTTTTCAGGTACTCAGCTGTCTGCCGAGCTATCATTACAAAAGCCCAAGCAGAATAGAATGTATGTATACACTCAATACCTGAATAGCATCTGCATTGTTGGAACCAGaggaaacaaataaaaatctgTCACTGCCGTGTATGATGTGATTTTTGCcaaatgataatttgttgttgtaaAATGTGTAACAGTTTCAGTTTACTGAAACTCATCACATGATAACTTGGGTGCAGAGAGACGAAACAATTCCATAAAAGGATGTTCCTTTAATGACAGTTTCCTTCGAGACAGTTTTTCTGTTTAGCTTGTAATTAGAGGAAATACCACCTTAAGTAGCAGTTTCTAATATTGAGAACCTTGTCCTAGAAAGATGTTCAGTCTTTGTAAACTGTTATACTGTTGTCATATTCATAATGTTCTTCACGACCGAATACTGTAGCAAATATATTTGTCTCTAGTGCTATTTGAAGACGTAAGTTGAGGTATGGACACAGATGAG
This window encodes:
- the LOC124619539 gene encoding ornithine decarboxylase 1-like, whose translation is MQLGKLDERIHVMDASSNVWSVIKDIAESGVQEEAFYVCDIGDIISKHKEWKIKMPRVQPYYAVKCNDSLTVIEVLAALGTCFDCASKAEIDRVLSVGVDPSHIIFANPAKPASHIRHAAAVGVDLMTFDSDCELHKIKTLFPTAKLVLRIRYDAAVAQCQLGNKFGCDPDSDAPRLMKLAQSLDLDIVGISFHVGSGCDDPPVFYKAISAARRLFDLGSALGFSMSLLDLGGGYPGNKGAHLDKIAEVVNSALGEFFPEPDVHVIAEPGRYYVASAYTLATNVHSKRELINPKDGSITSVMYYVNDGVYGSFNCILYDHMKVTPVPLKAAGLEMRQCSVWGPTCDGLDQIVESTLLPEMDIGDWLIFENMGAYTLPVASPFNGFPVPKVHTVIDVQGWLLLKDRLPMMENHFVIGNTPANLHMGLSIDGQGNIDEWDEVHMPVSSSDDEIMDDHMSQPTVGSSIIYPFLQMGQVN